The nucleotide sequence AAGGTAAGTGCAACCGGCAACCTGCAGCCGACCAACCAGGTTGATGTGAGCAGCGAGCTTTCCGGGATCATCAGGAGCGTTGAGGTAGACTATAACGATCATGTGAAGATGGGCCAGGTGCTGGCAAAGCTGGATACCGCCAAGCTCAATGCCAAGGTCTCGCAGTCGAGGGCGATCCTGGAATCGTCGCGGTCAAAAGTCCTTCAGGCCGGCGCCACGGTCGGCGAAAAAAAGAGCGATCTTGGCCGGTTGAAAAAGGTGCAGGAACTGAGCAACGGCAAAGTGCCTTCGCAGAGCGACCTGGACGCTGCCGAGGCGGCGCTTGCGCGCGCATATGCCGATGAGGCCAGCACCAGGGCCCTTGTATCAGAGGCCCAAGCCACCTTGGAAGAAAACGAAACAGATCTGAAAAAAGCCCTGATTCGCTCCCCCATCAACGGGATCGTGCTTTCACGAAACGTTGAGCCGGGCCAGACAGTTGCGGCTTCCCTGCAGGCGCCGGTATTGTTCACCCTGGCAGAAGACCTGACCCGGATGGAACTTCACGTGGATGTGGATGAGGCCGATGTGGGACTGGTAAAAGACGGGCAGGAGGCCACTTTTACGGTGGATGCCTATCCGAAC is from Candidatus Desulfatibia profunda and encodes:
- a CDS encoding efflux RND transporter periplasmic adaptor subunit, whose translation is MEAKPKSETDISRALGIDESSDSGRRIKRRAAWTATLVLAVLAGIIWFSKNGKETTEYKTQSAQRGDLVVKVSATGNLQPTNQVDVSSELSGIIRSVEVDYNDHVKMGQVLAKLDTAKLNAKVSQSRAILESSRSKVLQAGATVGEKKSDLGRLKKVQELSNGKVPSQSDLDAAEAALARAYADEASTRALVSEAQATLEENETDLKKALIRSPINGIVLSRNVEPGQTVAASLQAPVLFTLAEDLTRMELHVDVDEADVGLVKDGQEATFTVDAYPNRTFPARITQVRFGVKTSGGVVTYETVLRVDNSDMLLRPG